The region AGCACTAGCCTTCACAGTTTTCCTGGATAAAGATGAAAGTGATAGTGCTGGACCACAGATATCAGTTCGAACACTCACAGAATACATAACTATTTACATGACACTTTAAGTGGTTACAGTATTGTCATTACTGTGCACTGATTCTAACAGTAATTGTAGTATTTGTAGCAGCCAGTTAATTGGATGCACTAATAGCACTAGTAGTCTTAACTAAGTTGAGGTGACAAAATTGACAACATCATTCACAACTGCTATCAAATCACGTTGGTATTTGAGATGGACTCAGCCCTCATAGCCCTGATTGCAGGGAATCGTGACATCGTACAGGTAAGACACAGAAAGCCATACCTGTAGAGTATTGTAGATATATATGACCTTAGCTGAAGAACTCTTAGCAGCCCTGAAAAGTGTTAAGCCCTGTAGGTGGTAGATTCAGAATCTAACCGTCCCCCTATCTCCCTCGCTGTGCCTTGAGGATTGGCTTACAGCAAAGCGGGCAAAGGGGGTATAGAGAGTCTAACACGGGTCCTCACAGCCTTTAAAACAGGCTGGAAGGGATGGGGGAGTGGCACTAAGAGTCTGATTCAGCCAAATAGAAGGTGGAGGTTGAGGCAGAGGGTGAAAACAGAAAGGGCTAAtagtgagaagagagagggtgagcaggatgagggagaggaggaagatggaggcaGATCAAACTCAGGTGGGCATTCGAGCTCGAAGCACCGCAGAGTGACACCTGAGTCCTCGTTGCCGTAGTTTGCCCAGTACTCTTCAGGGTCAAGTTTGGGCAGCGCCAGCTCTTCCTCCCCCAGCTCGTACTTGACGACTGAGGTGGTTGTGGACGGGCCTTTCCCGTACAAACCAGCCTTGACAGTCTCTGAGGATTTCTCAAAGATGCCTTTTGTGGATGACTGGGGCTTGTTCTTGTGGAACCACCAGCGGGTCTTGGTGCTGAAGGTGGTGGTAGTGGAGCCAGCAATGGAGCCTGGGTCGGGCAGGGGGCAGAGGGCGAAGTCCATCTCACGAAGGAAGCGAAGGTCCTGGCCACGGCGGGTGGAAGGGGAGGCACAGATCACCTCGGATGAAGAGACACGGGCCTCACGGAACCACTCCCACAGAGCGCGGGCCTCACAGCCGCAGGACCAGGGGTTGGCGTTGAGGCGAAGGAACTCGATGCCCTGAGTGTCCCTCAGGGTCTGGCTGGGCAACTCAGCCAGGGAGTTGTTGAAGAGGAAGAGCATGGTCAGGCGGCCAAGGTCGCGGAAGGCGCGGCGGTTCACCTGCCTGATGCGGTTGTCATGGAGGAGAAGGCGGTCGAGGTTGACCAAGCCGCGGAACACATTCTCTGAGAGGGTGCGGATACGGTTGCCATGCAGGAAAAGCTGGCTCAGGTTGATGAGGTCAGAAAAGATGTCATCCTGTAGGAAGTGGAGATTATTctcctgaagaagaaaagaaaaaaaggagaagagttTAGCATAAGAAGAACAGACTCTCTGGGATTTGTAATATTTGTAACTGGACatttgtgttgctctgtgtaAGTACATGTGTGGGtggctgcttgtgtgtgtgagtatccAACTGTGTGTCAGTTATCTGCAAGCATTCGTGTGTCTTTAGCGCCCCTACCTGCAGATAGAGGAACTGCAGGCTGTAAAGCTTGTGGAAGATGTCATGGGGCAGGGCAGTGAGCCGGCAGCGGTGCATGTGGAGGCTCTGGAGCTTCTCTAGGCCGCGGAAGGCTCCCCCCTCCAGCCTGTGGAGACTAGGGTTGTCCCCCAGATCCAACTCCTCCAAGTCCCTCAGCTCACTGAAGGCCCCTGCCTCAATCCAAGTGATGTTGTTGGAGAACAGCCACAGAACCTGATGCAAGAAAACACAAGAATACAAAGGTGATCATTCGTATCTGTGGATATTAAGCTATTTAGGcttaaatatggaaaaaaacattcaaaaacatGCGGAAATGTAACTTTTCTATGAGAATTAAGAGACAGCTTCACACTTTT is a window of Toxotes jaculatrix isolate fToxJac2 chromosome 4, fToxJac2.pri, whole genome shotgun sequence DNA encoding:
- the rtn4rl2a gene encoding LOW QUALITY PROTEIN: reticulon-4 receptor-like 2a (The sequence of the model RefSeq protein was modified relative to this genomic sequence to represent the inferred CDS: inserted 1 base in 1 codon), whose product is MLEYIWDTGCHQPAHSQSLRLGNQGISGDSXALLRPLRLTRFGLWFRMETPSISRSRRCSIMRNCKSGLSLWLVVWLVLGKPSPASACPHLCVCYPTPMTVSCQAQNFTAVPVGVPYESQRVFLQNNRITELRVGSFGFGTQVLWLFSNNITWIEAGAFSELRDLEELDLGDNPSLHRLEGGAFRGLEKLQSLHMHRCRLTALPHDIFHKLYSLQFLYLQENNLHFLQDDIFSDLINLSQLFLHGNRIRTLSENVFRGLVNLDRLLLHDNRIRQVNRRAFRDLGRLTMLFLFNNSLAELPSQTLRDTQGIEFLRLNANPWSCGCEARALWEWFREARVSSSEVICASPSTRRGQDLRFLREMDFALCPLPDPGSIAGSTTTTFSTKTRWWFHKNKPQSSTKGIFEKSSETVKAGLYGKGPSTTTSVVKYELGEEELALPKLDPEEYWANYGNEDSGVTLRCFELECPPEFDLPPSSSSPSSCSPSLFSLLALSVFTLCLNLHLLFG